The following proteins are co-located in the Streptomyces sp. NBC_00435 genome:
- a CDS encoding O-methyltransferase yields MTKGNSTKITDELYRYMLAHNPPLDEVQRGLVATTYEVFPNSAGMQSAEEQGPILAFLVRLTGARHIVEIGTFTGFSSLSMAQALPADGRLIACDVSEEWTAYAREAWVKAGVADRVDLRIGPALDTLRAMPAEPHIDMAYVDADKQSQIAYWEELVPRLRPGGLIVTDNTLYHGTVLDESATGAAAGVRAYNDHVAADTRMESVMLAISDGLTLSRKR; encoded by the coding sequence ATGACCAAGGGCAACAGCACCAAGATCACAGACGAGCTCTACCGGTACATGCTCGCGCACAACCCTCCGCTGGACGAGGTCCAGCGGGGGCTCGTGGCGACGACGTACGAGGTGTTCCCGAACTCGGCGGGGATGCAGTCGGCGGAGGAACAGGGCCCGATCCTGGCCTTCCTGGTCCGCCTGACGGGCGCCCGGCACATCGTGGAGATCGGTACCTTCACCGGCTTCTCCTCCCTGTCGATGGCGCAGGCACTGCCGGCTGACGGACGGCTCATCGCCTGCGACGTCTCGGAGGAGTGGACGGCGTACGCGCGCGAGGCCTGGGTGAAGGCGGGCGTCGCGGACCGCGTCGACCTGCGGATCGGGCCGGCGCTGGACACGCTCCGCGCGATGCCGGCCGAGCCGCACATCGACATGGCGTACGTGGACGCGGACAAGCAGAGCCAGATCGCCTACTGGGAGGAGCTCGTGCCGCGGCTGCGCCCGGGCGGGCTGATCGTCACGGACAACACCCTCTACCACGGCACGGTGCTGGACGAGTCGGCCACGGGCGCGGCGGCGGGTGTCCGGGCCTACAACGACCACGTGGCGGCGGACACCCGCATGGAGTCGGTGATGCTGGCCATCTCCGACGGCCTGACCCTGTCGCGCAAGCGCTGA
- a CDS encoding FmdB family zinc ribbon protein encodes MPRYEYRCRTCEDTFEVSRPMAESSAPADCPAGHADTVKLLSAVAVGGTSSAPAAPMGAGGGGCCGGGGCG; translated from the coding sequence ATGCCCCGTTACGAATACCGCTGCCGGACCTGCGAAGACACCTTCGAGGTCAGCCGGCCCATGGCCGAGTCCTCCGCGCCCGCCGACTGTCCCGCCGGGCACGCCGATACCGTCAAGCTGCTCTCCGCCGTCGCGGTCGGCGGGACCAGCAGCGCCCCCGCGGCCCCGATGGGCGCGGGCGGCGGAGGCTGCTGCGGTGGGGGCGGCTGCGGCTGA
- the repSA gene encoding replication initiator protein RepSA, producing MTNLLQDPATLGDMLRVASAPDYKRWAEQIRRTGGCSDPIHITGWTVAKDKASGEILHRYSTENEPGARLRIACGNRRASRCPSCAWSYAGDTYHLIRAGLAGDDRRDIPATVREHPRVFATLTAPSFGPVHNRPAGRPCRCGQHHQEDAPELGTALDPTTYDYAAAVLFNNHAGQLWQRFTTRLRREIAAFAGLTQRELKEEARISYGKVAEFQKRGAIHFHAVIRIDGPAGPLDPPPAWASTELLDRSIRAAVAHTYTSVTVPAAADQPARTFRWGTQLDVRPIKAFGDGSDITEQAVASYVAKYATKAAENTGTLDRRIGNREALVLLDVPDHTARLIEACLDLDPLYPDRRLAAWSHMLGFRGHFSTKSRQYSTTLGALRQTRAEYRAAQEREARGLDDVEPDTVLVLASWQYAGHGHTSGESALAATIARDIQLNRQTAREALRDQLALEGAPS from the coding sequence GTGACCAACCTGCTCCAGGACCCAGCCACCCTCGGCGACATGCTGAGGGTGGCCTCGGCCCCCGACTACAAGCGCTGGGCCGAACAGATCCGCCGAACGGGCGGCTGCTCCGACCCGATCCACATCACCGGCTGGACCGTCGCCAAGGACAAGGCCTCCGGCGAGATCCTCCACCGCTACTCCACCGAGAACGAGCCCGGCGCCCGACTCCGCATCGCCTGCGGCAACCGCAGAGCCTCCCGCTGCCCCTCCTGCGCATGGAGCTACGCCGGAGACACCTACCACCTGATCCGGGCCGGGCTGGCAGGCGACGACCGCCGCGACATCCCCGCCACCGTCCGCGAACACCCCCGCGTCTTCGCCACCCTCACCGCCCCGTCCTTCGGCCCGGTCCACAACCGCCCCGCCGGCCGTCCGTGCCGTTGCGGCCAGCACCACCAGGAGGACGCGCCCGAACTCGGCACCGCCCTCGATCCGACCACCTACGACTACGCCGCCGCCGTCCTCTTCAACAACCACGCCGGACAGCTCTGGCAGCGCTTCACGACCCGGCTTCGGCGCGAGATCGCCGCCTTTGCCGGGCTGACCCAACGCGAGCTGAAGGAAGAGGCCCGGATCTCCTACGGCAAGGTCGCCGAGTTCCAGAAGCGCGGCGCCATCCACTTCCACGCGGTCATCCGCATCGACGGACCGGCCGGCCCCCTCGACCCTCCGCCCGCCTGGGCCAGTACGGAACTCCTCGACCGCTCGATCCGGGCCGCCGTCGCCCATACGTACACCTCGGTCACCGTCCCGGCCGCCGCCGACCAGCCCGCCCGCACCTTCCGCTGGGGCACCCAGCTCGACGTGCGCCCCATCAAGGCCTTCGGGGACGGCTCCGACATCACCGAGCAGGCGGTTGCCTCGTACGTCGCCAAGTACGCCACGAAGGCCGCCGAGAACACCGGCACGCTCGACCGCCGGATCGGCAACCGCGAGGCCCTCGTCCTCCTCGACGTCCCCGACCACACCGCCCGCCTGATCGAGGCCTGCCTAGACCTCGATCCGCTCTACCCGGACCGCCGCCTCGCCGCCTGGTCGCACATGCTCGGCTTCCGGGGCCACTTCTCCACCAAGTCGAGGCAGTACTCGACCACCCTCGGCGCCCTCCGCCAGACCCGCGCCGAATACCGCGCAGCCCAGGAGCGCGAAGCTCGCGGACTGGACGACGTCGAGCCGGACACCGTGCTCGTCCTCGCCTCCTGGCAATACGCCGGCCACGGACACACGTCCGGTGAGTCCGCCCTCGCCGCCACCATCGCCCGCGATATCCAGCTCAACCGCCAGACCGCCCGCGAAGCACTACGCGACCAACTCGCCCTGGAAGGAGCTCCGTCATGA
- a CDS encoding FadR/GntR family transcriptional regulator, with protein MSGGEAAYAGRGIHRTAVEELARRIFDGVYDEGSTLDPPRLMEELHVSQTVLREAIRVLMAKGLLDARQKRGTFVRPRADWNLFDADVLRWKLAAGAPDCFFSDLLDLRRSIEPAAAALAAERATGQDLAALDAALDAMATGGTDPVLHVRADASFHLALLTASHNLFFTQMYRVIIPALVERDRAVHKGHFENPYAIHRDVVDQIRAGDPDGAYMAVLDLLDVAQRDHP; from the coding sequence ATGAGCGGAGGCGAAGCCGCGTACGCCGGCCGCGGGATCCACAGGACCGCCGTGGAGGAACTGGCCCGCAGGATCTTCGACGGCGTCTACGACGAGGGGTCCACGCTCGACCCGCCCCGCCTCATGGAGGAGCTCCACGTCAGCCAGACCGTGCTCCGCGAGGCCATCAGGGTGCTCATGGCCAAGGGGCTGCTCGACGCCCGCCAGAAGCGCGGCACCTTCGTACGGCCGCGCGCCGACTGGAACCTCTTCGACGCCGACGTCCTGCGCTGGAAGCTCGCCGCCGGCGCGCCCGACTGCTTCTTCTCGGACCTGCTGGACCTGCGCCGCTCGATCGAGCCGGCCGCGGCAGCGCTGGCGGCCGAACGGGCCACCGGGCAGGACCTCGCCGCGCTGGACGCGGCGCTGGACGCGATGGCGACCGGCGGCACCGACCCGGTGCTGCACGTGCGGGCGGACGCCTCGTTCCACCTGGCGCTGCTGACCGCCTCGCACAACCTGTTCTTCACCCAGATGTACCGGGTGATCATCCCGGCCCTCGTGGAACGCGACCGCGCGGTGCACAAGGGGCACTTCGAGAACCCGTACGCGATCCACCGGGACGTGGTCGACCAGATCCGGGCCGGCGACCCGGACGGGGCGTACATGGCCGTGCTCGACCTGCTCGACGTGGCGCAGCGCGACCACCCGTAG
- a CDS encoding bifunctional 4-hydroxy-2-oxoglutarate aldolase/2-dehydro-3-deoxy-phosphogluconate aldolase — protein sequence MEFGAALRRERLVAIVRGRDAEASFRTVMTLVEQGVPLVEVSLSGTGALDVIGRARKELGDEAWLGAGTVLTAEDAQRAAGAGANLMATPGLGAGVDESVRQGLPVLAGVITPTEVIAAEEAGACALKLFPGSIGGPAYLRALRAPFPDLPFVPVGGVDSAAAAEYLSSGAVAVGVGSPLIGDAADGGDLDALRRRAAEFKAACGWAA from the coding sequence ATGGAGTTCGGCGCAGCGCTGCGACGGGAGCGGCTCGTCGCCATCGTCCGCGGCAGGGACGCCGAGGCGTCCTTCCGCACCGTCATGACCCTCGTCGAGCAGGGCGTGCCGCTCGTCGAGGTCTCCCTCAGCGGGACCGGCGCCCTCGACGTCATCGGCCGGGCCCGCAAGGAGCTCGGCGACGAGGCCTGGCTCGGGGCCGGTACGGTCCTGACCGCCGAGGACGCCCAGCGGGCGGCCGGGGCCGGGGCCAACCTGATGGCCACCCCGGGACTCGGGGCCGGCGTGGACGAGTCCGTCCGGCAGGGGCTGCCGGTACTGGCCGGGGTCATCACCCCGACCGAGGTCATCGCGGCCGAAGAGGCGGGGGCCTGCGCCCTCAAGCTGTTCCCCGGCTCGATCGGCGGACCGGCGTACCTGCGGGCGTTGCGCGCCCCCTTCCCCGACCTGCCGTTCGTACCGGTCGGCGGGGTGGACTCGGCCGCCGCGGCCGAGTACCTGTCCTCCGGCGCGGTGGCGGTCGGCGTCGGCTCCCCGCTGATCGGGGACGCGGCCGACGGCGGCGACCTGGACGCGCTGCGGCGCCGGGCGGCGGAGTTCAAGGCGGCCTGCGGGTGGGCGGCATGA
- a CDS encoding DUF4383 domain-containing protein, translating into MRPVNARLDDHLPSDHKLSQVYRVGAGLTGLLLLVFGILGLVHRIGFFDTGGDTVLALNTNGALSVLSICIGALLFAGMVIGGSFASTLNIVLGVLFIASGFVNLALLDTKANFLAFHIPNVLFSFVVGVMLMWFGMYGRVGSALPHDNPYWRARHPEQAAREQRARTTGTGRPVGRPA; encoded by the coding sequence ATGCGTCCCGTCAACGCCCGGCTCGACGACCATCTGCCCTCCGACCACAAGCTCAGCCAGGTCTACCGGGTCGGCGCCGGCCTGACCGGGCTGCTGCTGCTCGTCTTCGGGATCCTGGGGCTCGTCCACCGGATCGGGTTCTTCGACACCGGTGGCGACACGGTGCTCGCGCTGAACACGAACGGCGCGCTGAGCGTCCTGTCGATCTGCATCGGAGCGCTGCTGTTCGCCGGGATGGTGATCGGGGGCAGCTTCGCCTCGACGCTCAACATCGTGTTGGGCGTGCTGTTCATCGCGAGCGGGTTCGTGAACCTGGCGCTGCTCGACACGAAGGCGAACTTCCTCGCCTTCCACATCCCCAACGTGCTGTTCAGCTTCGTGGTGGGCGTGATGCTCATGTGGTTCGGGATGTACGGGCGGGTGGGCAGCGCCCTGCCGCACGACAACCCGTACTGGCGTGCCCGCCACCCCGAGCAAGCGGCCCGGGAGCAGCGGGCGCGTACGACCGGGACCGGGAGGCCCGTCGGGCGGCCCGCCTGA
- a CDS encoding helix-turn-helix transcriptional regulator, whose translation MSTPLGLGEFLRTRRSLLRPEDVSLPDFGGRRRVAGLRREETAQLAGVSVDYYTRMEQGRVPNPSPAVLDALARALRLDEDETAHLHRLTRAGSTARAGAHRPAPSQHVRPVLKRLLEELTDLPAMVMGRRMDVLAWNPAAAALFGDYSALPRAERNIARITFLDPASRHLYADWARCARENVAYLRLAAGQHPDDPELANLIGELCLKSEDFRRWWAEHPVQDKTTGTKRFHHPVVGDLELAYETLRTAEDDQALITYAAEPGTPSHDALRMLLAWTASAPLPAGA comes from the coding sequence ATGAGCACACCGCTTGGCCTGGGCGAGTTCCTGCGCACCCGCCGCTCCCTCCTGCGCCCCGAGGACGTCTCGCTCCCGGACTTCGGCGGACGGCGCCGGGTGGCCGGACTGCGCCGCGAGGAGACCGCCCAGCTCGCGGGCGTGAGCGTCGACTACTACACGCGGATGGAACAGGGCCGCGTACCCAATCCCTCCCCCGCCGTCCTGGACGCCCTCGCCCGGGCCCTGCGCCTCGACGAGGACGAGACCGCCCATCTCCACCGCCTCACCCGGGCGGGGTCCACCGCACGCGCCGGCGCACACCGTCCGGCCCCGTCGCAGCACGTGCGCCCGGTGCTCAAGCGCCTGCTGGAGGAACTGACGGACCTGCCCGCGATGGTCATGGGCCGGCGCATGGACGTCCTGGCCTGGAACCCTGCCGCGGCCGCGCTGTTCGGCGACTACTCCGCCCTGCCCCGGGCCGAGCGCAACATCGCCCGGATCACCTTCCTGGACCCCGCCTCCCGGCACCTCTACGCGGACTGGGCCCGGTGCGCCCGCGAGAACGTCGCCTACCTGCGCCTGGCCGCGGGACAGCACCCCGACGACCCCGAGCTGGCGAACCTGATCGGCGAACTGTGCCTGAAGAGCGAGGACTTCCGCCGCTGGTGGGCCGAGCACCCCGTCCAGGACAAGACCACCGGCACCAAGCGGTTCCACCACCCCGTCGTCGGCGACCTCGAACTCGCCTACGAGACCCTGCGCACCGCCGAGGACGATCAGGCGCTGATCACCTACGCCGCCGAGCCCGGCACCCCCTCCCACGACGCCCTGCGCATGCTGCTCGCCTGGACCGCGTCCGCACCGCTGCCCGCCGGAGCCTGA
- a CDS encoding tyrosine-type recombinase/integrase yields MATQRKRNPNGGGTITQRKDGRFQAAVYVLQPDGTRARKFAYGKTWAECDVKRRDLLAKVDQGVPVPTRSAKLSEWLPYWLDNIVKPHRKRTTHAKYEVHVRLYLVPLLGSRRLESLSVGDVRRVLVQLQKKTSAATAKESHRVLRTALAAAVREELVTRNVVTLVEPPKVEDRELSPWTLQETLDFLAAGRNDPLFAAFVLAIALGFRRGEIVGLRWENVDLEKREIRVRTQRQRVGGEAYEDGPKGKRRRQTLPLPGICVAPLRWQRMKQAEARAKAGEKWEETGYVFTTRTGRPIEPRNVYRSFTRVAKDAGLRIIRLHDARHGTATLLTAAGVPPRVVMEILGHSQIAVTMNVYAHVVQDTQREAIGHMDRLLRQRPGRS; encoded by the coding sequence ATGGCAACTCAGCGCAAGCGCAACCCGAACGGCGGCGGCACCATCACCCAGCGCAAGGACGGCCGCTTCCAGGCCGCCGTGTACGTCCTCCAGCCCGACGGGACCCGGGCCCGGAAGTTCGCCTACGGCAAGACCTGGGCCGAGTGCGACGTGAAGCGTCGGGACCTGCTCGCGAAAGTCGACCAGGGCGTGCCCGTGCCCACGCGGTCCGCCAAGCTCTCCGAGTGGCTGCCGTACTGGCTCGACAACATCGTCAAGCCGCACCGCAAGCGCACGACCCACGCCAAGTACGAGGTGCACGTCCGGCTCTACCTCGTGCCCCTGCTCGGATCGAGGCGTCTCGAATCACTGAGCGTGGGCGACGTCCGGCGGGTCCTCGTGCAGCTCCAGAAGAAGACCAGCGCCGCGACCGCCAAGGAGTCACACCGCGTGCTGCGAACCGCTCTCGCTGCGGCCGTGCGGGAGGAGCTGGTCACCCGGAACGTGGTGACGCTGGTGGAGCCTCCGAAGGTTGAGGACCGGGAGCTGTCGCCGTGGACCCTCCAGGAGACCTTGGACTTCCTCGCCGCCGGCCGCAACGACCCCCTGTTCGCCGCCTTCGTGCTGGCCATCGCGCTCGGCTTCCGGCGGGGTGAGATCGTCGGCCTGCGTTGGGAGAACGTGGACCTGGAGAAGCGGGAGATCCGGGTGCGTACACAGCGGCAGCGCGTCGGCGGCGAGGCCTACGAGGACGGTCCCAAGGGCAAGCGGCGCCGGCAGACCCTCCCGCTACCCGGGATCTGCGTCGCTCCCCTGCGGTGGCAGCGGATGAAGCAGGCTGAGGCGCGGGCCAAGGCCGGGGAGAAGTGGGAGGAGACCGGGTACGTCTTCACCACCCGGACCGGGCGGCCCATCGAGCCGCGGAACGTCTACCGGTCCTTCACCCGCGTGGCCAAGGACGCGGGTCTCAGGATCATTCGACTGCATGACGCGCGGCATGGGACGGCGACTCTGTTGACCGCCGCCGGCGTTCCGCCCCGGGTCGTGATGGAGATCCTCGGACACTCGCAGATCGCCGTCACGATGAACGTGTACGCGCACGTCGTGCAGGACACGCAGCGCGAGGCCATCGGGCACATGGATCGGCTGTTGAGGCAGCGGCCCGGTCGTTCCTGA
- a CDS encoding sugar kinase codes for MSRPDVLTFGETVIALRGGGPLRPGGTMEVSVTGAESNVAIGLARLGHTVRWAGAVGEDEAGGLVLRTLRAEGVDVSGASPDDGGAPTGLALDEPGPPALARVRSYRAGSAGSRLRACSLERAFTAAPPRILYLTGITPALSRSARSAAALALRLAAEHSALVCLDVNFRSRLWSAQEAAAVLREWAPSVDVLIASDGELPLCLPPDGPDDPAVRAKELLALGIGEVVVTLGAAGATAYAEDGSSVHAPARAVRAVDTAGAGDAFTAGYLSALLDGCDTAGRLDRAVRAGAFAVASRGDWEGAPTRTELGLLSAAAGAVPH; via the coding sequence ATGAGCAGGCCCGACGTCCTCACCTTCGGGGAGACCGTGATCGCGCTGCGCGGCGGTGGTCCGCTGCGCCCGGGCGGGACCATGGAGGTCTCCGTCACCGGAGCCGAGTCGAACGTGGCGATCGGCCTCGCCCGGCTCGGGCACACGGTCCGCTGGGCGGGCGCGGTCGGCGAGGACGAGGCCGGCGGGCTGGTGCTGCGGACGCTGCGCGCCGAGGGCGTCGACGTCAGCGGGGCCTCCCCCGACGACGGCGGGGCCCCGACCGGGCTGGCGCTCGACGAACCGGGGCCGCCGGCGCTCGCGCGGGTCCGCTCCTACCGCGCGGGGTCGGCCGGTTCGCGGCTCAGGGCCTGCTCGCTGGAGCGGGCCTTCACCGCGGCCCCGCCCAGGATCCTGTACCTGACCGGGATCACCCCGGCGCTGTCCCGCTCCGCACGGTCGGCGGCGGCCCTCGCGCTGCGCCTCGCGGCCGAGCACTCGGCGCTGGTCTGCCTGGACGTCAACTTCCGGTCCCGGCTGTGGAGCGCGCAGGAGGCGGCGGCGGTGCTGCGGGAGTGGGCACCGTCCGTGGACGTCCTGATCGCCTCGGACGGCGAACTCCCCCTCTGCCTGCCGCCGGACGGCCCGGACGATCCCGCCGTCCGGGCCAAGGAGCTCCTGGCGCTCGGGATCGGGGAGGTGGTGGTCACCCTCGGTGCGGCCGGGGCGACGGCCTACGCCGAGGACGGCTCGTCGGTACACGCTCCCGCGCGGGCGGTCCGGGCGGTGGACACGGCCGGCGCGGGCGATGCCTTCACCGCGGGCTACCTCTCCGCCCTCCTCGACGGTTGCGACACGGCGGGCCGCCTGGACCGCGCGGTCCGGGCGGGCGCCTTCGCGGTGGCCTCACGGGGCGACTGGGAGGGTGCCCCGACCCGTACGGAACTCGGCCTCCTGTCCGCGGCGGCCGGGGCCGTACCCCACTGA
- a CDS encoding HAD family hydrolase, producing the protein MTVLVASDLDRTLIYSTAALGLTMPDPVAPRLLCVEVHESKPLSYMTETAAGLLAELSADPGAVFVPTTTRTRKQYQRIRFPGRPAKYAICANGGQLLVDGVPDRDWRRQVTARLAAECAPLEEVHGHLLATADPVWLRKARVAEDLFAYLVVERALVPPEWIKALTEWAGERGWTVSLQGRKIYAVPRPLTKSAAMREVARRTGATSTLAAGDSLLDADLLLAADAGWRPGHGELADAGWTAPHVTSLTQAGVLAGEEIVRAFTREVSRLGALDT; encoded by the coding sequence GTGACCGTCCTCGTAGCCAGTGACCTCGACCGCACGCTCATCTACTCGACGGCCGCGCTCGGCCTGACCATGCCCGACCCGGTGGCCCCGCGGCTGCTGTGCGTCGAGGTCCACGAGAGCAAGCCGCTGTCGTACATGACGGAGACGGCGGCGGGCCTGCTGGCGGAGCTGTCGGCGGACCCCGGCGCGGTGTTCGTGCCCACCACCACCCGGACGCGCAAGCAGTACCAGCGCATCCGCTTCCCCGGGCGGCCGGCGAAGTACGCGATCTGCGCCAACGGCGGTCAGCTGCTGGTGGACGGGGTCCCCGACCGGGACTGGCGGCGGCAGGTCACGGCGCGGCTCGCGGCGGAGTGCGCTCCGCTGGAGGAGGTGCACGGGCACCTGCTGGCGACGGCGGACCCGGTATGGCTGCGCAAGGCGCGCGTGGCGGAGGACCTGTTCGCGTACCTGGTCGTGGAGCGTGCCCTGGTCCCGCCGGAGTGGATCAAGGCGCTGACGGAATGGGCAGGTGAGCGCGGCTGGACGGTCTCGCTCCAGGGCCGGAAGATCTACGCCGTCCCGCGCCCGCTGACCAAGAGCGCGGCGATGCGCGAGGTGGCCCGGCGCACGGGAGCCACGAGCACGCTGGCGGCCGGGGACTCGCTGCTGGACGCGGACCTGCTGCTCGCGGCGGACGCGGGCTGGCGGCCGGGCCACGGCGAGCTGGCCGACGCCGGCTGGACGGCGCCGCACGTGACGTCGCTGACGCAGGCGGGGGTGCTGGCGGGCGAGGAGATCGTGCGCGCGTTCACCCGCGAGGTGTCGCGACTGGGCGCACTGGACACGTGA
- a CDS encoding helix-turn-helix domain-containing protein: protein MTTATAELLTVPEVMERLKLGRSTVYDLIRSRRLVSITIGRARRIPADAVRQFIDHEIEEAA, encoded by the coding sequence ATGACCACCGCCACCGCCGAACTGCTGACCGTGCCCGAGGTCATGGAACGGCTCAAGCTCGGGCGCTCGACCGTCTACGACCTCATCCGGTCCCGGCGGCTCGTCTCCATCACCATCGGGCGGGCCCGCCGTATCCCCGCCGACGCCGTCCGCCAGTTCATCGACCACGAGATCGAGGAGGCGGCCTGA